The window GGTTGCTCATGCTTGTCTCCTCTTCGGGGTGGTTAAAAAATCGAAAGAAAAATGGCTGTTCCAGCCATCAACGGGGGGATGCGGATAAAGACTTGGCCGCTTTGTCAGCCGAGCCCTCCAGGCCAGCCAGCAAGGCTTTGCTGTTGCCGGGGATGACCATTTGAAATTGGTTCTCGACAAATGTGTAGTCGTAGTAGCCCATGCGTGCCAAGGGTTGGATTTTGAGCACATCGATCAGGCCTTGGCCATTGATGATTTCGTCGTCGATGTGGATGGCGACCACACGGCCAAACACCACATCGGCGCTGCCCATGGGCGGCTTGCCGGGAAAGCGCAGACTGTTCAAGTAAACACACTCGAACTGGATGGGTGAGCCCTTGACGCGCATGGGTTTGACCAAACGGCTGGGCAGTTTGGTGAGGCCTGCGCGGTCAAATTCGTCGACGCCGTGAGGCACTTCTTCGGCCGAAATGTTGACCGCCTCGCGCAGAGCGTAGGTGGCCATGTTCCAAACGAACTCGCCGGTTTGTTCGGCGTTGCGTACCGAGTCTTTGCGCTCGCCTTGGGTGGTTTGGTTGGCGCTGAACATGACAATGGGGGGATCAAAGGTCACGTTCTGGAACTGACTGTAGGGCGCCAGGTTGTGGCGGCCTTGTGCATCCACGGTCGAGATCCAGCCGATGGGACGAGGAATCACACACGACTTGAAGGGGTCGTGCGGCAGTCCGTGGGGGGTGACACCGGGTTCGTAGTACATGGCTCAGATTCTTGCTTCAGCTGCACAAGGCTTTGATGTCCTCGGGCACTGGGATGGCTTTGATGCGGTCGGAATCGTCAGGGTGTTTGATGCAAAAAGCGCGCACCTCGGTGCCTTCGCAGAGCACCGTCTCGCCACGCATGACCACATGCTTGTGCACAAACACTTTGTCGCGCCACTCCTGAACGCTGGTGTGTACCTGGATGGTTTCGCCATAGGTGGCGGGGCGGATGAACTTGGTGTTGATCTCCAGCAAGGGTGTGCCGATGATGCCGCGCGTCTTGACCAGCTCACGCCAAGGCGGAATGCCGCACTTCATGAAGAAGTTCAAGGACGAAGCGTCCATCCATTTGGAAAAATTGGGGAAAAAAACGATGCCTGCCGGGTCGCAGTCACCGAACACCACTTGTACGTCGTAGACAACGGTTTTGCTCATATTCTGCTTTCAGCGAGGGGCCATGCGCAGCGCGCCATCAAGGCGAATGACTTCGCCGTTCAGGTGGTCGTTGTGCACGATGTGGCAGGCCAGTTCGGCAAATTCGCTGGGCTTGCCCAGGCGGGCAGGGAAGGGGATGCTGGCGGCCAGAGATTGCTGCACCGGCTCGGGCAAGCTGGCCAACAGGGGTGTCTTGAACAGGCCGGGCGCGATGGTGCACACCCGGATGCCGTGCTGCGCCAAGTCGCGTGCCATGGGCAGTGTCATGCCCACCACACCAGCCTTGGAGGCGCTGTAGGCCTGCTGGCCGACTTGCCCGTCAAATGCGGCAACGGACGCGGTGAAGACCATCACGCCACGGGCCCCGTCTTCCATGGGGTCGAGCTTGGCGCAAGCGGCTGCAAACAAACGCGCTGCGTTGTAAGTGCCGATCAGGTTGACGTTGATGACCTTGGCAAACTCCTCCAGCGGGGCGGCATTGCCGTCTTTGCCGACCACGCGCTTGGCGGTGCCGATGCCCGCGATTTGCATCAGGATGCGGGCCGGGCCGTGGGCTGCTGAGGCAGTCTCGATGGCTTTGGCCATGCTGTCCGGGTCCGACACGTTGCAATGCACCGCTGCGCCGCCAATGTCTTTGGCCACGCGCTCGGCGTTGTCCATGTTGAGGTCGAGCACCGAGACCTTGGCGCCCAGGCGGGCGAGTTCACGGGCGGTGGCTTCCCCCAGACCGGAGCCACCCCCGGTGACCAGAGCTGCTTGTCCTTGGATGTTCATGGTGTGTCTTTCAAAATGTTGGGTGATGTTCAGACCGCTTCGGGGTTTTCGATCAACAGCGCAATGCCTTGCCCGCCGCCCACACAGGCGCTCGAGATGCCGTAACGCAAACCACTGCGTTGCAACTCACGCGCCAGCGTGATGGTCAGGCGCACGCCGGTGGCGGCCAGGGGGTGACCCAGCGCGATCGCGCCGCCGTTGACGTTGAGCTTGGACAAGTCGAGACCCAACTCGCGGCCCACTGCCAAGGTTTGGGCGCCTTGCGCTTCATTGATCTCAAAGCGGCCAATGTCGGACAGTTTCAGACCCGTGCGCTCGAGCAGCAAGCGAATCGCAGGCGCGGGGCCAATGCCCATGATTTCGGGGGGTACGCCCACAGCGGCTGCGGCGACCACACGGGCCAAAGGTTTCTTGCCATTGGCTTTGGCATAGGTGCCTGAGGTGACCACACAAGCCGCTGCGGCATCGACCAAGGCCGAGCTGTTGCCACCGGTTTGCACACCACCTTCGTAAACGGGCCGGAGTTTGCCCAAGACATCTGCAGGGGAGATGCGCGGGTGCGTGTCGGCGTTGACCTCGGTCACTTTGCCTTGCAACTTGATGCCGCGAGCAATGTAGCCTTCAAGCTCGAATTTTTCGGTGACCACCGGCACGATCTCGCCCGCATGAAAACCTGCGGCCTGGGCGGCCACGGCTTTGGCAAAGGAGTCGCACGCGAACTGGTCCACTTCTTCGCGGGTGATGCTGTATTTTTTAGCCAGGTTTTCAGCCGTCTGGATCATGTTGATGCCTGCGGCCGGGTCTTTCAGGGCTTCCCACATGAAGTCTTTGAAGCCGACGGGCGCACCCAGTTTGAAACCGGTGCGGTGGTCAAAGGCGGCAATCGGGTTGCGCGTCATGCTCTCGGTGCCGACCACCAACGCGGCCTCGCACACACCCGCCTCAATCTGTTCGCCCGCTTGGCGAAACAGCTCAAAGCCGGTGCCGCAGATGCGTTGCACCATGATGGCGGGCACCTCTTGGGGTACACCGGCATACAGGCCAATGTGGCGCGGCAATACAAACTGGTCAAAGTCACCCGGCGCCATGTTGCCGGTGATCACGGAGCCGATCTCGGTGGCGGCGATGCCTGCGCGTTTCAACGCCTCGCGAGCGGCCTTGATGCCCAAGTCGGTGGGCGAGATGTGGCCCAAAGCGCCGCAGTAATCGACCATGGGTGTGCGCACACCCTCGTGCATCCACACATCGGCAAACGCGTTGAAAAATCCTTTGGCGCTCATGTCAGTTCTTTCAGTGTTGTGTCGCAGTACACCCGAGTGGGCGGCGACAAGGGGTTATTGGGGTTGGAGGATGTGGGGCAGCGTCCCCTCGTGCAAAGCCGCCACGGTGGTCGCGCGGTGGGCCAACACAGATCGCTGGTTGATCGAGCCCTTGTCGGTGATCTCGCCCTTGTCAATCGTGGGCGGCTCAGACAGCAGGCAAAGGCGGGCAATGCGGTTGGCGCTGCCCGTGGCGCTGAGGGCCAGGGTGTTGACGACGTCCTGAAACTTGGCCAGCACCGGCGCCGAGGCCAGCACGTCTGCCAGCGGCGCCTCAGCGGGCAGGCCGCTCAATGCGCGCACCGCCGGTGTCGGGAAAATCATGGCCCCAACTTCTTTCAGGTTGATCCCAGTCAGCACCGCGTCTTGGATGTAGGGTGCGCCCGCTGCAATGATCTTGGCCCGCAGCGGCCCCACGCTCACAAAGGTGCCGGTGGCGAGCTTGAAGTCTTCGGCAATGCGACCGTCGAACTTCAAGCCCAAGTGCACATCGCTTTCGTCGATCCACTTGACCGCGTCGCCGGTCTTGAAGAAACCTTCTTCGTCGAAAGCGCCCGTGGTCTCTTGCGCATTGCGCCAGTAGCCGGGGGTGATGTTGGGGCCCCGGTAGCGCACCTCGGTTTTGCCATCGGTGTCCACCAGCTTGAGCTCCAGTCCGGGCGTGGGCACACCCAGGTCGCCCGCTTGCACAAAGGGATTGGTCACGAAGATGCCAAACGGGCCCGACTCGGTCATGCCCAGGCCTGTGCCCATGACGATGCGCTCGCCCACTTCACGCTCTTGGCTGGCGTAGAGGCTGTCCCAGATGGGTTGGGCCAAAGCGGCACCCGCATAGAAGAACATTTGCACGCGAGACAGCAGCGTTTTGCGCAGCTGGTCGTCGTTTTGCATGGCGTGGGCAATTGCTTCAAAACCGGTGGGCACATTGAAGTACACGGTGGGCGCGATCTCGCGCAAGTTGCGCAAGGTCTCATGCATCAGCGCGGGTGTGGGCTTGCCGTCGTCGATGTAGAGGGTACCGCCGTGGAACACGGTCATGCCAAAGTTGTGGTTGCCACCAAAGGTGTGGTTCCATGGCAGCCAGTCGACCAGCACCAGTTCTTGCTCGGCCAGCACGGGCATGGACTGCGCCATCTGTTGCTGGTTGGCGCACCACAGGCGGTTGGTGTTGATGACGGCCTTGGGCAGCTTGGTGGAGCCGCTGGTGAACAAAAACTTGGCGATGGTGTCGGGGCCGGTGGCGGCCATGGCGGCATCCACTGCCGGTGTGGCGGTGGTGGCGCACAAGCTGTCAAAAGCTGTGACTGTGCGGCCTGGCACATCGCCCTCACACATCACCACTTCCATGTCCTCACCCACGGTGGCGGCGATGGCTTTGGCATAGCGGGCGTCCGAGGCAAACACCAAGCCGGGCGTGACGGTGCGCAACACATGTTTGAGTTTGTCGTAATCCACGCTCACCAGGGAGTAGGGCGGCGAGGTGGGCACATAGGGCACACCTGCAATCAGGCAACCCAGGGCCAGCAAGGCGTGTTCCAGGCTGTTTTCACTCAGGATCACCACTGGGCGCTCAGCATTCAGGCCTCGGTCGAGCACGCTTTGCGCAATGCTGCGCGCTGTTTGCCAGGCCTGTGCATAGGTGATGTGCCGCCAGTCGCCCAGCGTGCCGTCGGTGTTTTTCACACGACGGGCCATGAATGTCTGATGGGGCTTGGTGTGTGCCCAGTGTTGCAGGCGGTCGGTCAGGCGATCCGGAAACGCCTGCAGTGCCTGATCGGCTTGCAGGTAGCGCGTGCCGGGCTCGCCGTCGCGCAGTTGGACGCGGGTCACGCCAAATTTGAGAGGTCGGAATTTGGGGGCGTTCATGCGCGTCTCCGGTTCAGCTTTTTTGCACCTTGGCCGCCTTGCCTTCGAGGAAGGCACGCACCCGGGCTTTGGCTTCGGGGGCCGCTTGTGCGATCGAAGCCATGAGGGCTTCGGTGAACAGGCCGTGGTCTGCAGGTTGCTCGGCAATGCGTGGCATGGCGTGTGTGAGCGCGAAGTTGGTCAGAGGGGCATTGGTGGCAATGCGGGTCGCCAACTCGATGGCCTTGGTCAGTGCGGTGCCGGCAGGCACGCGGTATTGGGCAAAACCCACGCGCTCGCCTTCTTGTGCGTCGTACACACGGCCGGTGAGCATCATGTCAACCATGCGTGCCGTGCCGATCAGTTTGGGGACACGCACTGAGCCGCCACCGCCCACAAAAATGCCGCGTGTGCCTTCGGGCAAGGCGTAAAACGTGCTGTCGTCGGCCACGCGGATGTGGCTCGCGCTGGCCAACTCCAAGCCGCCGCCCACCACCGCGCCGTGCAAGGCGCACACGACGGGCACGCTGCCTTGTTCTACCGCGTTCAGGGCCACATGCCAGCCGCGTGAGTGGTGAATGCCTTCGCCTGCATCGCGCTCTTTGAGTTCTGACAGGTCGAGCCCGGCGCAAAAGTGGTCGCCTTCGCCATGGATCACGGCCGCGCGGGCCTCAGCGGGCAGATTCTGGAACACATCACGCAACGCTTCGATCAGCGCGTCGTTGAGCGCATTGCGCTTGGCCGGGCGGCATAGCCGCACCACGGCCACAGCGCCTTGCATCTCCAGGGCCACGCCGTTAGCGGCTGCACGTTCGAGGATCGGGTGGGTGGATGGGGTCATCGAAGTAGGTCCTTGGCAGGTCAGGTTCAGAAGGTGCAATAAAGTTATTGCTGATAACCATATTGTGCGTACCGGAACGGGTTGGGGTGCTTGGTGTTTACCCTAGTTCCTCGGGCTTTTTGTGCCCAACCTTGAGGCTGGATGTGTCCTGTGCGCGTGGCCCGCAACAGGGCGCACAGGCCCCACAGGCATGGCCTTGCGCGACTGGCTGAATGGTGGTTTGACGGTCAGGCACCGCCAAGCGGGGCGAGTTACAGGTTTTTCTCGTCACCCGGGCGCATGCCCTTGAGCCAGTAGACCCAGGACAGGATCACGGCCACGGCGGTGTACAGCTCAGGCGGGATTTCCTTGTCCAGGTCAATGCGGCTGAGCAAGGCCAGCAGTTGTGGATCTTCGGCCACATACACGCCGTGGCGCTTGGCTTCGTCGATGATGCGCTGGGCCAGTTCGTCTTCGCCTTTGGCGCTGATGATGGGTGTTTTGCGTTTGCCGTATTCGAGGGCAATCGCCTCTCTCAAGGGGGGCTTCATGTCTGCACGTCCAGCAAGCTGCCGGTCTCGGACGGGTTCCAGGGCATGGGCTCGGAAGGTCCTGGGCCGTGGATGACTTGCAGCCGGGTCATGTTCAAGCCTGCACTGTCGAGCTCTTCGGCCAGGTTGGGTGTCAGGTCGCGGGCGCGGTGCACCACATCTTCGCGCAAGGCCCACATGACCATGTCGACTTCGGTTTCACCGCTGATGCGCGTTTGCAGCCACACCTCGCCCAGATCGCGGTTGCGCGTGTGCAGGTGAATCACCAGAGGGGCTTTTTCTTCTCCGCGCTTGCGACGACCCCGAACAAAGCGCATCTCGACGGGTTCGGCATCCGCAAAAGGCAGCATCATGGAAAACACCCACTCACGTCCCGTCAGGGTTTCGGCTGCGGTAAGTTGATGAGACTCGATGTCGTCAATCGCCTCTTGAATGCGACCGGTGGCTTCGTGGCTGGTGTTTTGCAGCAGGCGCAACAACTGACGCAGACCCGACTTCAGGTCGACCGGGCCACCACCTTGCCCATGAGCCAGCAAGGACTCGGTCATGAGGCCACTGCGCTGCATGAGTTGTTGGAGTTTTTCCGGGGTCAATTGGGCCATGCTGGGGCGCAGGCGTTGCCACTGTTGCAGCCCTGCCAACTCTGGGGCTGCTGGATTGAGGCTGCGCAACAGGCTGTCGAGTCCACCAGGCCGCAACAGCAGGGCCAGTGCGCCCATGTCGGGGGGTCTGAAACCCAGTTGCTGCATGCGGTTGGGCATTTGCGCCAGAGGTGCCGCAGCGGCCGTGGATGCCGCAGGTGTTGCCTGCAGGGGACGCAACCAAATCGAGCCATCGCTTTGCAGCTGGACCCGAAACAAGGCCGTGTCGCCCGAGGCCAGTCTCAGCCCTGCGGGCAGTTCTTTGGGCAAGTCGATGAAGCGCCCGGCTTGTGAGGGGTCTTGCAGGGTCAGCCGAAACCGGTCCTGCCGCGCCTCCACCGTTGCATGGATGACCTGACCATCGCGCAAGCCCAGTTCGGCCGCGGTGCGTTCGACCACCAGGGGCAATCGCCCCTCCAGGTAGATGGTGGGAATTT is drawn from Limnohabitans sp. 63ED37-2 and contains these coding sequences:
- a CDS encoding flavin reductase family protein, whose amino-acid sequence is MYYEPGVTPHGLPHDPFKSCVIPRPIGWISTVDAQGRHNLAPYSQFQNVTFDPPIVMFSANQTTQGERKDSVRNAEQTGEFVWNMATYALREAVNISAEEVPHGVDEFDRAGLTKLPSRLVKPMRVKGSPIQFECVYLNSLRFPGKPPMGSADVVFGRVVAIHIDDEIINGQGLIDVLKIQPLARMGYYDYTFVENQFQMVIPGNSKALLAGLEGSADKAAKSLSASPR
- a CDS encoding SDR family NAD(P)-dependent oxidoreductase, which translates into the protein MNIQGQAALVTGGGSGLGEATARELARLGAKVSVLDLNMDNAERVAKDIGGAAVHCNVSDPDSMAKAIETASAAHGPARILMQIAGIGTAKRVVGKDGNAAPLEEFAKVINVNLIGTYNAARLFAAACAKLDPMEDGARGVMVFTASVAAFDGQVGQQAYSASKAGVVGMTLPMARDLAQHGIRVCTIAPGLFKTPLLASLPEPVQQSLAASIPFPARLGKPSEFAELACHIVHNDHLNGEVIRLDGALRMAPR
- a CDS encoding feruloyl-CoA synthase, coding for MNAPKFRPLKFGVTRVQLRDGEPGTRYLQADQALQAFPDRLTDRLQHWAHTKPHQTFMARRVKNTDGTLGDWRHITYAQAWQTARSIAQSVLDRGLNAERPVVILSENSLEHALLALGCLIAGVPYVPTSPPYSLVSVDYDKLKHVLRTVTPGLVFASDARYAKAIAATVGEDMEVVMCEGDVPGRTVTAFDSLCATTATPAVDAAMAATGPDTIAKFLFTSGSTKLPKAVINTNRLWCANQQQMAQSMPVLAEQELVLVDWLPWNHTFGGNHNFGMTVFHGGTLYIDDGKPTPALMHETLRNLREIAPTVYFNVPTGFEAIAHAMQNDDQLRKTLLSRVQMFFYAGAALAQPIWDSLYASQEREVGERIVMGTGLGMTESGPFGIFVTNPFVQAGDLGVPTPGLELKLVDTDGKTEVRYRGPNITPGYWRNAQETTGAFDEEGFFKTGDAVKWIDESDVHLGLKFDGRIAEDFKLATGTFVSVGPLRAKIIAAGAPYIQDAVLTGINLKEVGAMIFPTPAVRALSGLPAEAPLADVLASAPVLAKFQDVVNTLALSATGSANRIARLCLLSEPPTIDKGEITDKGSINQRSVLAHRATTVAALHEGTLPHILQPQ
- a CDS encoding crotonase/enoyl-CoA hydratase family protein, with product MQGAVAVVRLCRPAKRNALNDALIEALRDVFQNLPAEARAAVIHGEGDHFCAGLDLSELKERDAGEGIHHSRGWHVALNAVEQGSVPVVCALHGAVVGGGLELASASHIRVADDSTFYALPEGTRGIFVGGGGSVRVPKLIGTARMVDMMLTGRVYDAQEGERVGFAQYRVPAGTALTKAIELATRIATNAPLTNFALTHAMPRIAEQPADHGLFTEALMASIAQAAPEAKARVRAFLEGKAAKVQKS
- a CDS encoding EscU/YscU/HrcU family type III secretion system export apparatus switch protein, encoding MKPPLREAIALEYGKRKTPIISAKGEDELAQRIIDEAKRHGVYVAEDPQLLALLSRIDLDKEIPPELYTAVAVILSWVYWLKGMRPGDEKNL
- a CDS encoding acyl-CoA thioesterase — its product is MSKTVVYDVQVVFGDCDPAGIVFFPNFSKWMDASSLNFFMKCGIPPWRELVKTRGIIGTPLLEINTKFIRPATYGETIQVHTSVQEWRDKVFVHKHVVMRGETVLCEGTEVRAFCIKHPDDSDRIKAIPVPEDIKALCS
- a CDS encoding thiolase family protein, which gives rise to MSAKGFFNAFADVWMHEGVRTPMVDYCGALGHISPTDLGIKAAREALKRAGIAATEIGSVITGNMAPGDFDQFVLPRHIGLYAGVPQEVPAIMVQRICGTGFELFRQAGEQIEAGVCEAALVVGTESMTRNPIAAFDHRTGFKLGAPVGFKDFMWEALKDPAAGINMIQTAENLAKKYSITREEVDQFACDSFAKAVAAQAAGFHAGEIVPVVTEKFELEGYIARGIKLQGKVTEVNADTHPRISPADVLGKLRPVYEGGVQTGGNSSALVDAAAACVVTSGTYAKANGKKPLARVVAAAAVGVPPEIMGIGPAPAIRLLLERTGLKLSDIGRFEINEAQGAQTLAVGRELGLDLSKLNVNGGAIALGHPLAATGVRLTITLARELQRSGLRYGISSACVGGGQGIALLIENPEAV